The candidate division KSB1 bacterium genome window below encodes:
- a CDS encoding S8 family serine peptidase → MNAFANRMNNISFILIYVFMLLLISLSSAQQQYFYLMDRTYCFAGGKWYTYFQGSIGDEIIAHRIVARLRDKGYLKGFNFADYNIQGVSVARRRILNGFYLLKVMPDADPFKIAKQLEETGLFDVLEFDALGQNLGTPNDPHYINQWNLKEDKLDMPHAWDISTGSSQVILAVIDGGVLYTHEDLDANLWVNSAEDLNHNGWPDFFSAAQGGDLDGADNDGNDYIDDLIGWDCFDDDNLPEADTHGTGVAGIAIAQTNNFENGQYRGVAGVAGGWGSQKGVKFMSLDDLGPSNLDQFAMAEGIQYATDNGANVINISGIFEEDYAVVREAVNYATTSPNDVVIVCGAGNAGDEVMYYPARYFNTISVGATMQDDTRWFQYPEGSQIGNEFNEIYLDIMAPGAPGSIWTTESNGLYSQMGKTSAATPHVAGVAALMRSFTPELSWQQVRDILHNSAEKVAGMNGKNYTDQYGYGRINAYQAILMALTYANKTPNISPTIYNNQRILARGQNN, encoded by the coding sequence ATGAATGCTTTTGCCAATCGAATGAATAATATTTCTTTCATTTTGATTTATGTATTTATGTTATTATTAATATCATTATCCTCTGCACAGCAACAATATTTTTATTTAATGGATCGAACCTATTGCTTTGCAGGGGGGAAATGGTACACTTATTTTCAGGGCAGCATCGGTGATGAGATTATAGCGCATCGTATTGTTGCCCGTCTTAGGGATAAAGGTTATCTGAAGGGCTTCAATTTTGCTGATTATAATATTCAGGGCGTTTCGGTAGCCCGCCGGCGGATTTTGAATGGCTTTTATCTGCTTAAAGTGATGCCAGACGCGGATCCTTTTAAAATTGCCAAGCAATTGGAAGAAACAGGTCTCTTTGACGTTCTTGAATTTGATGCCCTGGGACAAAATTTGGGCACGCCCAATGATCCCCATTATATTAATCAATGGAATCTTAAAGAAGATAAGCTCGATATGCCGCATGCTTGGGATATTAGCACTGGCAGCTCTCAGGTGATCCTCGCTGTGATTGATGGCGGCGTATTATATACTCATGAAGACCTCGATGCCAATCTCTGGGTTAATTCGGCTGAAGATCTCAATCACAATGGCTGGCCCGATTTCTTTTCGGCAGCTCAAGGCGGGGATTTGGATGGAGCTGATAATGATGGTAATGATTACATTGACGATCTGATTGGTTGGGACTGTTTTGATGATGATAATCTCCCAGAAGCCGATACACATGGTACTGGCGTAGCGGGGATAGCAATTGCGCAAACTAATAACTTTGAAAATGGTCAATATCGAGGTGTAGCAGGAGTAGCTGGTGGCTGGGGTAGCCAAAAGGGAGTAAAATTTATGAGCCTTGATGATTTAGGTCCAAGTAACCTTGATCAATTTGCCATGGCGGAGGGAATCCAATATGCTACTGATAATGGAGCAAATGTCATTAATATTAGCGGAATATTTGAAGAAGATTATGCTGTCGTTAGAGAGGCCGTCAACTATGCCACAACTAGTCCCAATGATGTTGTTATTGTTTGTGGAGCTGGGAATGCTGGAGATGAAGTAATGTACTATCCAGCACGGTATTTCAATACCATCTCTGTGGGAGCAACCATGCAAGATGATACTCGTTGGTTTCAATATCCAGAGGGCAGTCAGATTGGCAATGAATTTAATGAGATTTATCTTGATATCATGGCTCCAGGTGCACCAGGAAGTATCTGGACCACCGAGAGCAATGGCTTATACTCTCAAATGGGCAAGACTTCAGCCGCCACGCCACATGTTGCCGGTGTCGCTGCTTTAATGCGCTCTTTTACTCCTGAATTAAGCTGGCAGCAGGTAAGAGACATCTTGCATAACTCAGCTGAAAAAGTGGCGGGCATGAATGGAAAAAATTATACAGATCAATATGGCTACGGCCGCATCAACGCCTACCAGGCAATTCTCATGGCCTTAACCTATGCCAACAAGACCCCAAACATCTCGCCTACGATCTACAACAACCAGCGCATCTTAGCCCGAGGACAGAATAATC